The Mycolicibacterium flavescens genomic interval GCCCACCAACACCGACGGCGGCGGGCTGGCGTCGTGTCATCCCGGGATGCGCGGGATGTTCCTGATGGTCGAAGCGGTTCGGCAACTGCGCGGCGAATGCGGCGAACGACAGGTCGAGGGTGCGCGCCTGGCGTGCGTGCACGCGATGGGCGGCTTCTTCACCCACAGCGCGACGATGATCCTCGGGAGGCAGTGATGCAGTCGCCGAGCGGTCCGAACCGCCCGACCATGGACAGCGACAGTGAAAGTTGGTGGGCGGCGGTCCAGGATCGCACTCTGCTGATCAACGAATGCGGCTCCTGCAGCCGAAATTCGTTGTACGCCCGCCCCTTCTGCCCTTACTGCTGGAGCGAGGACGTGTGCCTCGCGCCGGCGTCCGGACGGTCGCGCCTCTACACCTGGAGCGTCATCCACCAGAACGCCGCACCGTTCGACGCCGTGCCCTACGTCGTCGCGATGGTCGACCTCGAGGAGGGTCCCCGCCTCATGACTCAGATCGTCGACTGCCCGGTCGATCAACTCTGCGCCGGAATGGAGCTCGAGATCGCGTTCCGCGAGGACGACGACGGATTCGTCGTACCGGTTTTTCGGCCGTAATCTTCCGCGAAATTGCATTCCAGCAGGAAAAGTTCGAGAGAGCGCCTGCTGGAATGCCATTTCGCGAAACGGGTGCTACGCAAGGCGGGCGGCGAGTACCCGCGGCCGACCCTTCGAACGCGCCTCGAGCGTATTGCGTTGCACCTTGCCGTTGGCGTTGAGCGGCAATGGTCCATCCCAGAACACCAGCTCCTCGGGCAGCTTGTACTTCGGCATGCCGATTCCGACCAGAGCATCCGCCACATCGGCGAGCGACATCTCGACGCCGTCGTCGAGTACCATCGCCACCGCCAGCCGTTCGCCGGTGGTCGCGTCGGCAACCGAATAAGCCGCGCACTCACGCACACCTGGGATTCGAGCCACGGCCTCCTCGACTTCCGCCGCGGGAATCTTCATGCCGTTGCGGATCACGATGTCCTTGATCCGCCCGACGATGCGCACGCGGTGATCGCTGACCTCGGCCACGTCACCGGTTCGGAACCACTCCCCGTCGAACGCGTCGATGTCGTCCTCGGTATCGATGTAACCGAGAAATGCATGCGGACCCTTGATGCAGCACTCGCCCGGGTCCCCGGCCGACCCCACCCGCACATCGACATCCTGCAGCGCCACACCGTCATCCGCGTGACGCACCGCCCTGCTCTCGGTGCGTAGCCCCGACGTGCTGATCGGCACCTCCGACGATCCGTACGCCCGCATCACGACGATGCCGAAGTCGTCCTCGACCCGTTCGACGATGCGCCTGTCGAGCATGGTGCCACCGAGATAGACCGCCCGCAGCGGCACGACGCTCCCCCTGGCGACCGCTTCGTCGAGCAGACGGTCGAGCAACCGATCCGGACCGCCGTACCACGTTGCGCCGGAGGACAACAGAAGATCAGACGTCGCGGCGGGCTCCCAGCGATCCTCCAGCACCACCGGCACGGCGAGCATGGGTCCGATGAACAGCGCCTGCAGCACACCGGTCACCGAGGCGAGCGGGCTGATGAGGAAGATGCGGTCATCCCCGCCAAGTCCGGCGGCGGCAATGTAGTTGGCAGACGCCTTGGCAAGCGTGCTCAGCGAATGGATGACGCCCTTGGGCCGAGACGTCGTGCCGGAGGTGTAGAGGACAAAAGACGGCTCGTCGGCGGGCCGCATGGGCCCCTCGCTTACCGACATGTCCGAGGCGCGGAAGATGTCGATCCAGGCACACGCGTCACGCAAGGGTCCGTCGACGACGGGAGACCAATTCGGGGCCAGGCCGAACCGGGCCCCGGTCCGGGCCACGATGTCGGCGACCTGTGTCGCGCCCGCGCTGCGCGGCACGAGCAGTACCACCGCGTCGACACGGATGGCGGCGTGTACGGCGACGACCGAACCGATGTCGTTGCCGACCACGACCACGACAGATGTCGACGGGCCGACACCGCCGTCACGAAGCGCACCGACCGCCTGATCGACCTGTCCATCCAGTGCTGCGTAGGTGATTTCGGCACCGCGACCGATCAGCGCCGGTCGTGTCGGATACCGCAGGGCGGCCGACCGCACGACGTCGAGCGGCCGGTCCGACCAGACGCCGGCGGCACGATACTGGTTCCTGAGACCGCTCGCTCGTTCCCGCGCGTGTCGCAGCAGCTCGGTGGCCGCACTCATGGTGTCCTCCGATGCAAATACCGATTCTCGTCTACGTAAATGTAACCTCTCTGGCATGTCACCTTTGACCTTCGATGATCAGGTTGCCGTTGTCACCGGTGCGGGCGGAGGGCTCGGGCGCTGTCACGCACTCGAACTCGCCCGTCGCGGTGCCCGCGTCGTGGTCAACGATCTCGGCACCGCCGTCGACGGAGAAGGCGCCTCGATTACGGCGGCGCAGGCGGTGGTCGACGAGATCACCACCGGGGGCGGCACCGCGATCGCCAACGGCGACTCCGTCGCGACGGAGGAGGGTGGTGCGGCGATCGTCGCAGCGGCGATGGACGCCTTCGGACGACTCGACATCCTCGTCAACAACGCGGGCATTCTCCGCGATGCAGCGTTCAAGAACATGACCGCCGAGCAGGTGGACGCGGTGATCTCGGTCCACCTGGCCGGCGCCTTCAACGTGACGCGCGCCGCGTGGCCCGTCATGCGCGAGCAGAATTACGGGCGGATTGTTCAAACCACCTCTGGCACAGGTCTGTTCGGGAACTTCGGGCAAGCTAATTACGGTGCCGCGAAGATGGGGCTGGTCGGGATGATGCACGTGTTGGCGATCGAGGGCGCGCGAAACGGCATCGCCATCAATGCCATCGCGCCGATCGCTCGAACCCGGATGACCGAGGACATCATGGGCGAGGCCGGCAAGGCGATGGACCCGGAGTTGGTGACACCCGTGGTGGTCTATCTGTCGCACCGGGACTGCGATCGCACCGCTCACATCTACTCCGTGGGTGCCGGCAAGGTGTCGCGGGTGTTCATCGGTGTCACCAAAGGTATCGAGAATCATTCACTTACAGCTGAATTGGTGGCAGAGACGATCGACGAGATCGACGACAGCACGACCTTCACCATTCGCGGGGGCCCTGCGACCGGTTGATCGTCAACGGCCCTGAAAGTTCGGCGGGCGGCGCTCTGCGAACGACCGCAGGCCCTCCTGCAGGTCGGCCGTCCACGACACCACCTCCTGCGCCCAGGCCTCCTGCTCAAAGGCCCGGTCCCGCCCCGATTCCGACGACACCGACAGCAGGCGCTTGGTCAGTGCCAGCATGACGGTGGGGCCCGCGGCCAGGCGGCGGGCCAGTTCCTCGGCGACCGCATCGGTCTCCTCGGGTGCCACGACACGGTTGACCAAGGTGAGTCGCTCGCAGGTCGCGGCGTCGACGGGTTCTCCGAGCATCAGGAGTTCGGTGGCCTTGCGCAGTCCGACGATCCTGGTCAGCAGATGTATCGCGCCCGAGTCCGGCAGGATTCCGCGATGCACGAATGCCTCCACCAGGCGCGCCTCGGTGGACATGACGACCAGATCGCAGGCGAGCATCAGGCTCGCGCCGGCACCCGCCGCCACACCCTTGACCGCGGCGACCACCGGCTTGTCACAATCGAGCACCGCGGAGATCAGTCGCTGATAGCCCTTCTGCAGCATCAGAGCGACGTCTCCGGGCTTCTTCTCCTCGGTGGGTCGCGCCGATTGCGGGCCCAAACCCGCACCCGAGCAGAAGTGCCGATCCCCCGTCGCTCGCAACAACACGCTTCGCACCGAAGGATCATCATCGGCCTTCTCGAATGCTTCCGTGAGGGCTTCACGTGCCAACGGGGACAACGAGTTCGCAGCATCTGCGCGGTCGATGGTGATCCGGCAGACACCATCGGATCCAACCGCGCTCTCGATGCCCGACTGCTCTTGAGTCAACTCGATCACCCCTGCGTTAACGACGTTTCCGTTTTTCGGGTATCTTAATTTCCGCCGACGTTCCCCACTGACGTTATGTGCCGAACTGAGGAGGCCCAAACTGAGGAGGCATGCGTGACCCAGTCCTCGGCAACGGGCCAAATCACGGAGGAGGGTTTGGCCAAGTTGCGCGCCCGCATCGGCGTCGCCGTCCCGCACACTCAACCCCCGCATTACCGTCGGCCCAACGAGGACACGTTCCGGATCGTGGCGGAAAGCTACGGCGACGCGAACCCGCTGTGGTCAGATCCCGAATACGCGACGAAGTCGGTCTGGGGTGAACCGATCG includes:
- a CDS encoding putative nucleic-acid-binding protein containing a Zn-ribbon; its protein translation is MQSPSGPNRPTMDSDSESWWAAVQDRTLLINECGSCSRNSLYARPFCPYCWSEDVCLAPASGRSRLYTWSVIHQNAAPFDAVPYVVAMVDLEEGPRLMTQIVDCPVDQLCAGMELEIAFREDDDGFVVPVFRP
- the trsA_2 gene encoding AMP-dependent synthetase and ligase → MSAATELLRHARERASGLRNQYRAAGVWSDRPLDVVRSAALRYPTRPALIGRGAEITYAALDGQVDQAVGALRDGGVGPSTSVVVVVGNDIGSVVAVHAAIRVDAVVLLVPRSAGATQVADIVARTGARFGLAPNWSPVVDGPLRDACAWIDIFRASDMSVSEGPMRPADEPSFVLYTSGTTSRPKGVIHSLSTLAKASANYIAAAGLGGDDRIFLISPLASVTGVLQALFIGPMLAVPVVLEDRWEPAATSDLLLSSGATWYGGPDRLLDRLLDEAVARGSVVPLRAVYLGGTMLDRRIVERVEDDFGIVVMRAYGSSEVPISTSGLRTESRAVRHADDGVALQDVDVRVGSAGDPGECCIKGPHAFLGYIDTEDDIDAFDGEWFRTGDVAEVSDHRVRIVGRIKDIVIRNGMKIPAAEVEEAVARIPGVRECAAYSVADATTGERLAVAMVLDDGVEMSLADVADALVGIGMPKYKLPEELVFWDGPLPLNANGKVQRNTLEARSKGRPRVLAARLA
- a CDS encoding peroxisomal multifunctional enzyme A, with amino-acid sequence MSPLTFDDQVAVVTGAGGGLGRCHALELARRGARVVVNDLGTAVDGEGASITAAQAVVDEITTGGGTAIANGDSVATEEGGAAIVAAAMDAFGRLDILVNNAGILRDAAFKNMTAEQVDAVISVHLAGAFNVTRAAWPVMREQNYGRIVQTTSGTGLFGNFGQANYGAAKMGLVGMMHVLAIEGARNGIAINAIAPIARTRMTEDIMGEAGKAMDPELVTPVVVYLSHRDCDRTAHIYSVGAGKVSRVFIGVTKGIENHSLTAELVAETIDEIDDSTTFTIRGGPATG
- the caiD_9 gene encoding enoyl-CoA hydratase/carnithine racemase codes for the protein MIELTQEQSGIESAVGSDGVCRITIDRADAANSLSPLAREALTEAFEKADDDPSVRSVLLRATGDRHFCSGAGLGPQSARPTEEKKPGDVALMLQKGYQRLISAVLDCDKPVVAAVKGVAAGAGASLMLACDLVVMSTEARLVEAFVHRGILPDSGAIHLLTRIVGLRKATELLMLGEPVDAATCERLTLVNRVVAPEETDAVAEELARRLAAGPTVMLALTKRLLSVSSESGRDRAFEQEAWAQEVVSWTADLQEGLRSFAERRPPNFQGR